In Nicotiana tabacum cultivar K326 chromosome 11, ASM71507v2, whole genome shotgun sequence, a single window of DNA contains:
- the LOC107831393 gene encoding uncharacterized protein LOC107831393 isoform X1 produces MGKSLPQGFARIISSNRIHRTSRIRPSISSTERETPKSKGVAGESSEQRLKIKSKMEEESSNSNSKPLAEQRRHPLADVVGECVKRWFQDTLKEAKAGDTAMQVLVGQMYYSGYGIPRDPQKGRAWINRASKSRSSAWKVIMSVIQILMILWKRQSKIDVLFLGKQSYGIYICPLSTTSPRRL; encoded by the exons ATGGGGAAATCCCTTCCTCAAGGATTTGCAAGAATCATCAGCTCTAACAGAATCCACCGTACATCAAGGATTAGGCCATCAATTTCATCCACGGAGAGGGAGACACCAAAGTCAAAAGGAGTTGCCGGAGAATCGTCGGAGCAGCGGCTCAAGATAAAATCAAAGATGGAGGAAGAGAGTTCAAACTCAAATTCCAAGCCTTTGGCTGAACAGCGGCGGCATCCGCTTGCCGACGTAGTGGGGGAGTGCGTTAAGCGGTGGTTTCAAGACACTCTTAAGGAGGCTAAAGCTGGGGATACAGCTATGCAGGTTCTTGTGGGTCAGATGTATTATAGTGGCTATGGCATCCCTAGAGACCCGCAAAAG GGAAGAGCTTGGATTAACCGAGCTTCAAAGAGTAGGTCTTCAGCATGGAAA gttaTAATGTCAGTGATTCAGATTCTGATGATACTGTGGAAGAGACAAAGTAAAATTGATGTGCTTTTTCTGGGGAAACAAAGCTATGGCATT
- the LOC107831393 gene encoding uncharacterized protein LOC107831393 isoform X3, with protein MGKSLPQGFARIISSNRIHRTSRIRPSISSTERETPKSKGVAGESSEQRLKIKSKMEEESSNSNSKPLAEQRRHPLADVVGECVKRWFQDTLKEAKAGDTAMQVLVGQMYYSGYGIPRDPQKGRAWINRASKSRSSAWKVSDKRPGYNVSDSDSDDTVEETK; from the exons ATGGGGAAATCCCTTCCTCAAGGATTTGCAAGAATCATCAGCTCTAACAGAATCCACCGTACATCAAGGATTAGGCCATCAATTTCATCCACGGAGAGGGAGACACCAAAGTCAAAAGGAGTTGCCGGAGAATCGTCGGAGCAGCGGCTCAAGATAAAATCAAAGATGGAGGAAGAGAGTTCAAACTCAAATTCCAAGCCTTTGGCTGAACAGCGGCGGCATCCGCTTGCCGACGTAGTGGGGGAGTGCGTTAAGCGGTGGTTTCAAGACACTCTTAAGGAGGCTAAAGCTGGGGATACAGCTATGCAGGTTCTTGTGGGTCAGATGTATTATAGTGGCTATGGCATCCCTAGAGACCCGCAAAAG GGAAGAGCTTGGATTAACCGAGCTTCAAAGAGTAGGTCTTCAGCATGGAAAGTGAGTGATAAACGCCCAG gttaTAATGTCAGTGATTCAGATTCTGATGATACTGTGGAAGAGACAAAGTAA
- the LOC107831393 gene encoding uncharacterized protein LOC107831393 isoform X2 gives MGKSLPQGFARIISSNRIHRTSRIRPSISSTERETPKSKGVAGESSEQRLKIKSKMEEESSNSNSKPLAEQRRHPLADVVGECVKRWFQDTLKEAKAGDTAMQVLVGQMYYSGYGIPRDPQKGRAWINRASKSRSSAWKVIMSVIQILMILWKRQSKIDVLFLGKQSYGIV, from the exons ATGGGGAAATCCCTTCCTCAAGGATTTGCAAGAATCATCAGCTCTAACAGAATCCACCGTACATCAAGGATTAGGCCATCAATTTCATCCACGGAGAGGGAGACACCAAAGTCAAAAGGAGTTGCCGGAGAATCGTCGGAGCAGCGGCTCAAGATAAAATCAAAGATGGAGGAAGAGAGTTCAAACTCAAATTCCAAGCCTTTGGCTGAACAGCGGCGGCATCCGCTTGCCGACGTAGTGGGGGAGTGCGTTAAGCGGTGGTTTCAAGACACTCTTAAGGAGGCTAAAGCTGGGGATACAGCTATGCAGGTTCTTGTGGGTCAGATGTATTATAGTGGCTATGGCATCCCTAGAGACCCGCAAAAG GGAAGAGCTTGGATTAACCGAGCTTCAAAGAGTAGGTCTTCAGCATGGAAA gttaTAATGTCAGTGATTCAGATTCTGATGATACTGTGGAAGAGACAAAGTAAAATTGATGTGCTTTTTCTGGGGAAACAAAGCTATGGCATT